Proteins found in one Solitalea lacus genomic segment:
- a CDS encoding Fic family protein — protein MALRTVGNLWLREHFNLKKYRLTHYSYIGSNEKVKLNIQGEVSQIYGRKYAPDNDTPLAHIVFSLKYDDLDLPFLKAVFNQLSPQEIIDFISASPSGKYARKIGFLYEFLLGIELDLPYLISGNYTDLLEENEYITGLVIKDSRWRINNNLLGTSIFCPVIRRTAVLNQLLSTDIGLQIENLKANYSADVFRRATNYLYSKETRSSYEIEKEKPSAERMNRFIALLMQAGREPSEQMLSEASLTTLQNSIVDPRFASPGFRDFQNYIGQSLPYGNELIHYICPPPQYLASLMDGLKIIADKTEGTSPIIRAAIIAFGFVFIHPFEDGNGRLHRFLIHDMLVRDGVVPDGLIIPVSAHMLNNMQEYDGALEQYSKPLIQQISYTKKTDGTLEVTNPEEVEAYFRYPDLTVQCVFLAQTIQETINQDMPEELEFIQYYDELKRELQNIVDMPDKDINLMIMFLHQNKGTFPNRRRKDFAKLTEEEIASMETAYKDIFIDNDK, from the coding sequence ATGGCACTAAGAACTGTTGGCAATTTATGGCTACGGGAGCATTTCAATCTCAAAAAATACCGCCTGACACATTATTCATACATAGGTAGTAATGAGAAAGTAAAACTGAATATACAAGGAGAAGTCAGTCAAATTTACGGAAGAAAATATGCACCTGACAATGATACACCTTTAGCTCATATTGTTTTCTCATTAAAATACGATGATTTAGATCTTCCATTTCTAAAAGCAGTTTTCAATCAGCTTAGTCCACAGGAAATTATAGATTTTATTTCGGCATCCCCATCAGGCAAGTACGCGCGTAAAATCGGTTTCTTATATGAATTTCTTTTGGGTATAGAATTAGATCTGCCTTATCTAATTTCGGGTAACTATACCGACCTGCTGGAGGAAAACGAATATATAACAGGCCTGGTCATAAAAGATAGCCGTTGGCGGATTAATAACAACTTATTAGGTACTTCTATATTTTGCCCGGTGATCAGAAGAACGGCTGTTTTAAATCAACTACTAAGCACAGATATTGGATTGCAGATCGAAAACTTAAAGGCAAATTATTCAGCGGACGTTTTTCGGAGGGCTACCAATTATTTGTATAGTAAAGAAACCCGCTCCTCATATGAAATAGAAAAGGAAAAACCATCGGCAGAGCGGATGAACCGATTTATCGCCCTATTAATGCAAGCAGGCAGGGAGCCAAGCGAACAAATGCTTAGTGAAGCAAGTTTGACCACGTTACAAAACTCGATTGTTGACCCACGCTTTGCTTCTCCCGGCTTTCGGGATTTTCAAAATTATATCGGCCAATCATTACCTTATGGCAATGAGCTAATCCATTATATCTGTCCGCCACCACAATATTTGGCCTCATTAATGGATGGGCTAAAGATAATCGCAGATAAAACAGAAGGTACATCCCCTATCATAAGAGCCGCAATAATCGCTTTTGGATTTGTGTTCATTCATCCATTTGAGGATGGAAACGGACGATTGCACCGTTTCCTGATACACGACATGTTGGTTAGGGATGGCGTGGTGCCGGATGGTTTAATTATTCCGGTATCCGCTCACATGCTCAACAATATGCAGGAATATGATGGGGCATTGGAGCAATACTCCAAGCCACTAATTCAGCAGATCAGTTATACAAAAAAAACAGATGGAACATTAGAGGTCACTAATCCTGAAGAAGTCGAAGCTTATTTTCGTTATCCTGACCTAACAGTGCAATGTGTTTTTTTAGCTCAAACCATACAGGAAACCATCAACCAGGATATGCCGGAAGAGTTAGAATTTATACAGTACTACGATGAATTGAAACGGGAGTTGCAGAACATTGTTGATATGCCGGATAAAGATATTAATTTGATGATTATGTTCTTACATCAAAATAAAGGCACGTTTCCTAACAGGCGGCGCAAAGACTTTGCTAAATTAACGGAAGAAGAAATAGCAAGTATGGAAACTGCTTATAAGGACATTTTTATTGACAACGATAAATAA
- a CDS encoding FAD-binding oxidoreductase has protein sequence MEQQHTVKIISAEYITHDVKRFRVEKPAGFVFEPGQATEVSINLPGMEDEKRPFTFTSLNQWDYLEFIIKIYEDHKGVTNELGKINAGTELIIGDPWGTIEYKGTGVFIAGGAGITPFIAILRSLKVKGMLPGNSLIFSNKTSHDVILDNELTEMLGSDFYKVFTRENVVGFKEQYIDEIYLKETVKNFSQHFYVCGPEKFITDICKILEDLGANAESLVFER, from the coding sequence AATATCGGCCGAATATATCACCCATGATGTAAAACGCTTTAGGGTTGAAAAACCTGCCGGCTTTGTTTTTGAACCTGGACAGGCAACTGAAGTTTCAATAAACTTGCCGGGTATGGAGGATGAAAAACGACCTTTTACATTTACCAGTTTAAATCAATGGGATTACCTGGAGTTTATTATTAAAATTTACGAGGATCATAAGGGTGTAACCAATGAGTTGGGTAAAATTAATGCTGGCACTGAATTGATTATTGGTGATCCGTGGGGAACAATTGAATATAAAGGGACTGGTGTTTTTATTGCCGGAGGAGCGGGGATTACTCCATTTATTGCTATTTTAAGAAGTTTGAAAGTTAAAGGAATGCTTCCCGGCAATTCCTTGATTTTTTCTAATAAAACCTCCCATGATGTAATACTCGATAATGAATTAACCGAAATGCTTGGTTCTGACTTTTATAAAGTGTTTACTCGTGAGAATGTAGTGGGTTTTAAAGAACAATATATCGATGAAATCTACCTGAAAGAAACAGTTAAAAACTTTTCACAGCATTTTTATGTTTGTGGGCCAGAAAAATTCATCACTGATATTTGTAAAATACTGGAAGATTTAGGTGCGAATGCTGAATCATTGGTTTTTGAAAGGTAG